The Corallococcus soli genome has a window encoding:
- the prmC gene encoding peptide chain release factor N(5)-glutamine methyltransferase: MSDVWTIRRVLTWTTQHFEKRQVDAPRLTTEILLAHVLKTGRVRLYVDLDRPLAKEELTAFRALIERRLAGEPTNYLTGTKEFYNRPFKVDARVLIPRPETELLVEALLHAVPRDAPSRVLDVCTGSGCIAISVAAERPQATVLATDLSPDACALATENAQALGVADRVTVLQGDLFSPLPPDARFQVVVSNPPYIDSGDIAGLSAEVRREPRLALDGGPDGLVALRRVIQGARRVLEPGGLLALEMGDTQGSAVLELLRAAGYADARVEKDLERRERMAFGTQPAA; encoded by the coding sequence ATGAGCGACGTCTGGACCATCCGCCGGGTCCTCACCTGGACGACGCAGCACTTCGAGAAGCGTCAGGTGGACGCGCCCCGGCTCACGACCGAAATCCTGCTGGCGCACGTGCTCAAGACGGGCCGCGTGCGCCTGTACGTGGACCTGGACCGGCCCCTGGCGAAGGAGGAGCTCACCGCGTTCCGGGCGCTCATCGAGCGCAGGCTCGCGGGCGAGCCCACCAACTACCTGACGGGCACGAAGGAGTTCTACAACCGCCCCTTCAAGGTGGACGCGCGCGTGCTCATCCCCCGCCCGGAGACGGAGCTGCTGGTGGAGGCCCTGCTCCACGCGGTGCCCCGGGACGCGCCGTCGCGGGTGCTGGACGTGTGCACGGGCTCCGGTTGCATCGCCATCAGCGTCGCGGCCGAGCGCCCCCAGGCCACCGTGCTCGCCACCGACCTGTCCCCGGACGCGTGCGCGCTGGCCACGGAGAACGCCCAGGCGCTGGGCGTGGCCGACCGCGTCACCGTGCTCCAGGGCGACCTGTTCAGCCCCCTGCCCCCGGACGCGCGGTTCCAGGTGGTGGTGTCGAACCCGCCGTACATCGACTCGGGGGACATCGCCGGCCTGTCGGCGGAGGTGCGCCGCGAGCCCCGGCTGGCGCTGGATGGCGGGCCGGATGGCCTGGTCGCGTTGCGGCGGGTCATCCAGGGCGCGCGGCGGGTGCTGGAGCCTGGCGGGCTGCTTGCATTGGAGATGGGGGACACCCAGGGCAGCGCCGTCCTGGAGCTCCTGCGGGCCGCGGGGTACGCGGACGCGCGCGTGGAGAAGGACCTGGAGCGGCGTGAGCGCATGGCGTTCGGGACACAGCCCGCGGCCTGA
- a CDS encoding discoidin domain-containing protein, with translation MRSLSVASLLLAAPSVLAAAPVAPGYAQAEAYVEKDARPAHYSPLNLLDGRDTTAWCAEGEKPAHVIIGFKEPVTLDEVRVYTGDGTSRDAFKANGRVRKFTLTSVEASRSVTVQDKRGLQAVPLTQPLFGARFILEVADRFPGTKEGAPVCITDLVLYSGGKPLNAPALATRFKYDARVAPLLGTWFGGHEGAPERFLSFFVDGTWRFSLEPLETPEPTTVVTGTYTVSGSRVTLDIPKKGRVPVTFERSQAGEGPKASASLALEGALPAEWGSDFRSHP, from the coding sequence ATGCGAAGCCTGTCCGTGGCCTCCCTGCTGCTCGCCGCCCCCTCCGTCCTCGCCGCCGCGCCGGTCGCCCCCGGCTATGCCCAGGCGGAAGCCTACGTGGAGAAGGACGCGCGTCCGGCCCACTACTCGCCCCTGAACCTGCTGGACGGCCGCGACACCACCGCGTGGTGCGCGGAAGGAGAGAAGCCCGCCCACGTCATCATCGGCTTCAAGGAGCCCGTCACCCTGGACGAGGTGCGCGTCTACACGGGCGACGGCACGTCCCGCGACGCCTTCAAGGCCAACGGCCGGGTGCGCAAGTTCACCCTCACCAGCGTGGAGGCCTCGCGCAGCGTCACCGTGCAGGACAAGCGCGGCCTGCAGGCGGTGCCCCTGACGCAGCCGCTGTTCGGCGCGCGCTTCATCCTGGAGGTCGCCGACCGCTTCCCCGGCACGAAGGAGGGCGCGCCGGTGTGCATCACCGACCTGGTCCTCTATTCGGGCGGCAAGCCCCTCAACGCGCCCGCGCTCGCCACCCGCTTCAAGTACGACGCGCGCGTGGCGCCGCTGCTGGGCACCTGGTTCGGCGGCCACGAGGGCGCCCCGGAGCGCTTCCTGTCCTTCTTCGTGGACGGCACCTGGCGCTTCTCGCTGGAGCCCCTGGAGACGCCGGAGCCCACCACGGTCGTCACCGGCACCTACACCGTGTCCGGCAGCCGCGTGACGCTGGACATCCCCAAGAAGGGCCGGGTGCCGGTGACCTTCGAGCGCAGCCAGGCCGGCGAGGGGCCGAAGGCGTCCGCCTCGCTGGCGCTGGAGGGAGCGCTCCCCGCCGAGTGGGGGAGCGACTTCCGCAGCCATCCCTGA
- a CDS encoding CapA family protein, whose protein sequence is MRHAALLLLLTLAACHPRPLTPTSPPPGLPTPPPSPTGPTRDESGGSDTGQPGPAASGPQAAQPAARAPVRPVTLVVGGDVTVGHHYQTYFDEQVGKGRSREEMYAYGFREVRPIADSGDLFVVNLECPYTDSTQKLPKNFNFKARPELVNVLKAGNVGAVSLANNHLMDYGEQGLLDTLTTLEAAGIPFFGAGRNLAEARRPAILTVGGLRVAFLGYFFLGTRNIEPPQVYATDTTPGVAGHFSDVEVMERMMVEDITAAKAQADLVLPFFHWGIEGRTTPEPYQVRLAHAAIDAGAAGVLGSHPHVLQSMELYRGAPVVYSLGNFVFGGNWNPRDKRSVLWRARFGSTGYVSSDVLPLRTDRYPEFPVQPVPVTGAEAEGVMTLLRTASQVPSLGLERMLPALDPGDAGEAGARPLPSSNVRGGE, encoded by the coding sequence ATGCGCCACGCCGCCCTGCTGCTCCTCCTGACGCTCGCCGCCTGTCACCCGCGACCGCTCACCCCCACCTCGCCGCCCCCCGGGCTGCCCACGCCGCCGCCCTCCCCCACGGGCCCCACGCGGGACGAATCCGGCGGGTCCGATACCGGACAGCCCGGCCCGGCCGCCTCCGGCCCCCAGGCCGCGCAGCCCGCCGCCCGGGCGCCCGTCCGCCCGGTGACCCTGGTCGTCGGCGGCGACGTGACGGTGGGCCACCACTACCAGACGTACTTCGACGAACAGGTGGGCAAGGGCCGCTCGCGCGAGGAGATGTACGCCTACGGCTTCCGCGAGGTGCGGCCCATCGCGGACTCGGGCGACCTGTTCGTCGTGAACCTGGAGTGCCCGTACACGGACTCCACGCAGAAGCTGCCCAAGAACTTCAACTTCAAGGCGCGGCCAGAGCTGGTGAACGTGCTCAAGGCCGGCAACGTGGGCGCGGTGAGCCTGGCCAACAACCACCTGATGGACTACGGCGAGCAGGGGCTGCTGGACACGCTCACCACGCTGGAGGCCGCGGGCATCCCCTTCTTCGGCGCGGGGCGGAACCTGGCGGAGGCGCGCCGCCCGGCCATCCTCACCGTGGGCGGCCTGCGCGTCGCGTTCCTGGGCTACTTCTTCCTGGGCACGCGCAACATCGAGCCGCCCCAGGTCTACGCCACGGACACCACGCCGGGCGTGGCCGGCCACTTCTCCGACGTGGAGGTGATGGAGCGGATGATGGTGGAGGACATCACCGCCGCGAAGGCGCAGGCGGACCTGGTGCTGCCCTTCTTCCACTGGGGCATCGAGGGCCGCACCACCCCGGAGCCGTACCAGGTGCGGCTGGCGCATGCGGCCATCGACGCGGGCGCGGCGGGCGTGCTCGGCAGCCACCCGCACGTGCTCCAGTCCATGGAGCTGTACCGGGGCGCCCCGGTGGTCTACTCGCTGGGCAACTTCGTGTTCGGCGGGAACTGGAACCCCCGGGACAAGCGCAGCGTCCTGTGGCGGGCGCGCTTCGGGTCCACGGGCTACGTGTCCAGTGACGTGCTGCCGCTCAGGACCGACCGCTATCCGGAGTTTCCCGTCCAGCCGGTGCCCGTGACGGGTGCCGAGGCCGAAGGGGTGATGACGCTGCTGCGCACCGCGTCCCAGGTCCCGAGCCTGGGCCTGGAGCGGATGCTGCCCGCGCTCGACCCTGGCGACGCCGGGGAAGCAGGGGCCCGGCCGCTCCCCTCCTCCAATGTCCGAGGGGGGGAGTAG
- a CDS encoding ABC transporter substrate-binding protein, which yields MRRWGWVCVLGLGLGVAACKKDVPQEVDAGVVETGPTALTEQEPNERPDQSQALTRDSVVTGGLTAEPNKLDEDWYRLAPGTARIADVTVSGLPGGDIKLDVYDQDRNRLVGVNSDGEGKGERLPNLFVEKERWVVVSPARKGMGGAYTLEVKYRAPNDGEEREPNDRAVDAAALPLGQTVTAFLGHSGDEDWYRVELPDTGTPGGEVPAQAPGAPAPAPTAPGAPAPTGAAVPPPSAPDETPVIDDGTAPSPTPEGTFGGSEPPASPPEQPAGEIAGEAAASAVVDAGVALPPEVPSVALKIELSAVEGVRPEISVLSAAEAPLFTLQGKEGEPLALRNIGVRATDRVVYLVVKGGWVGTGKAQRRTFNAQVPYTLTVSQEEAGAHAELEPNDELLKATPLTGAGYREGFLSPKSDVDHYVLTTREPMLARVELTGVDRLDLTLSMVEPPQGDGQKETVLLKANDGALKEPERLNNVACNGTCYFRVEGSFRKVGGKFVKDFENAEQPYRITVTTVPDNGSEEREPNNTGERAQDLELGKAVRGTVYPAKDVDYFRVDLSDRPVRTSLTATLLGILKVDVGLYLHRVQPDGKLSLVQTSDRAKGDQPETIRYSAEPGVYLFEVRDARNREANFQDSYQLTVEEGE from the coding sequence ATGCGACGTTGGGGCTGGGTCTGTGTGCTGGGGCTGGGTCTGGGGGTGGCCGCCTGCAAGAAGGACGTTCCGCAGGAGGTGGACGCGGGCGTCGTGGAGACGGGCCCCACGGCCCTCACCGAACAGGAGCCCAACGAGCGTCCGGACCAGTCGCAGGCCCTCACGCGCGACAGCGTGGTGACGGGGGGCCTGACGGCGGAGCCCAACAAGCTGGACGAGGACTGGTACCGGCTGGCCCCGGGCACGGCGCGCATCGCGGACGTGACGGTGTCCGGCCTCCCGGGCGGGGACATCAAGCTGGACGTCTACGACCAGGACCGCAACCGGCTGGTGGGCGTCAACAGCGACGGCGAGGGCAAGGGCGAGCGCCTCCCCAACCTCTTCGTGGAGAAGGAGCGCTGGGTGGTGGTGTCGCCCGCGCGCAAGGGGATGGGCGGGGCCTACACCCTGGAAGTGAAGTACCGCGCCCCCAACGACGGCGAGGAGCGCGAGCCCAACGACCGCGCCGTGGACGCCGCCGCCCTGCCGCTGGGACAGACGGTGACGGCGTTCCTGGGGCACTCCGGAGACGAGGACTGGTACCGGGTGGAGCTGCCCGACACCGGCACGCCGGGCGGTGAGGTCCCCGCGCAGGCCCCCGGGGCGCCCGCTCCGGCGCCGACGGCCCCCGGCGCACCGGCCCCCACGGGCGCGGCCGTGCCGCCTCCGTCCGCGCCGGACGAGACGCCGGTCATCGACGACGGCACGGCGCCCTCCCCCACCCCGGAGGGCACCTTCGGGGGCAGTGAGCCGCCGGCCTCGCCCCCGGAGCAGCCCGCTGGGGAGATCGCCGGCGAGGCGGCCGCCTCCGCGGTGGTGGACGCGGGCGTCGCGCTTCCGCCCGAGGTGCCGTCGGTCGCGCTGAAGATCGAGCTGTCCGCCGTGGAGGGCGTGCGGCCGGAGATCTCCGTGCTGTCCGCCGCGGAGGCGCCGCTGTTCACGCTCCAGGGCAAGGAGGGCGAGCCGCTGGCGCTGCGCAACATCGGCGTGCGCGCGACGGACCGGGTCGTCTACCTGGTGGTGAAGGGCGGCTGGGTGGGCACGGGCAAGGCGCAGCGGCGCACGTTCAACGCGCAGGTGCCCTACACGCTGACCGTGTCCCAGGAGGAGGCGGGCGCGCACGCGGAGCTGGAGCCCAACGACGAGCTGCTCAAGGCCACGCCGCTGACGGGCGCGGGCTACCGCGAGGGCTTCCTGTCGCCCAAGTCGGACGTGGACCACTACGTGCTGACGACGCGCGAGCCCATGCTGGCCCGGGTGGAGCTGACGGGCGTGGACCGCCTGGACCTCACGCTGTCCATGGTGGAGCCGCCGCAGGGGGACGGCCAGAAGGAGACGGTGCTGCTGAAGGCGAACGACGGCGCGCTCAAGGAGCCGGAGCGGCTGAACAACGTCGCGTGCAACGGCACCTGCTACTTCCGGGTGGAGGGCTCCTTCCGCAAGGTGGGCGGCAAGTTCGTGAAGGACTTCGAGAACGCGGAGCAGCCCTACCGCATCACCGTCACCACGGTGCCGGACAACGGCAGCGAGGAGCGCGAGCCCAACAACACCGGCGAACGCGCGCAGGACCTGGAGCTGGGCAAGGCGGTGCGCGGCACGGTGTACCCGGCGAAGGACGTGGACTACTTCCGGGTGGACCTGTCCGACCGGCCGGTGCGCACCTCCCTCACCGCCACCCTGCTGGGCATCCTCAAGGTGGACGTGGGGCTGTACCTGCACCGCGTCCAGCCGGACGGGAAGCTGTCGCTCGTGCAGACGTCCGACCGGGCCAAGGGCGACCAGCCGGAGACCATCCGCTACAGCGCCGAGCCGGGCGTCTACCTCTTCGAGGTGCGCGACGCGCGCAACCGCGAGGCCAACTTCCAGGACTCGTACCAGCTGACTGTTGAAGAGGGGGAGTAG
- a CDS encoding zf-TFIIB domain-containing protein — protein MDCPAGCDVEMTDLEGDHETLRECKECGGLWINVADLNRILLHNNLLGLEGQGGKVDAEALTGNCPECKVDLVRVDGGDRAHPLHFDSCESCGGIFLESEFADAADAKQAEAKIITFFRNFDAKRKTRAAI, from the coding sequence ATGGATTGCCCCGCTGGTTGCGACGTCGAAATGACTGATCTCGAGGGAGATCACGAGACGTTGCGGGAATGTAAAGAATGCGGCGGGCTGTGGATCAACGTCGCGGACCTCAACCGGATCCTCCTGCACAACAACCTGCTCGGGCTCGAAGGCCAGGGCGGCAAGGTGGACGCCGAGGCCCTGACCGGGAACTGCCCCGAATGCAAGGTGGACCTGGTGCGCGTCGACGGCGGCGACCGGGCACACCCCCTGCATTTCGACTCCTGCGAGTCGTGCGGCGGAATCTTCCTGGAGTCGGAGTTCGCGGACGCGGCCGACGCCAAGCAGGCGGAGGCGAAGATCATCACCTTCTTCCGCAACTTCGACGCGAAGCGGAAGACCCGGGCCGCCATCTAA
- the prfA gene encoding peptide chain release factor 1 produces MIDKLEEVERRFERLTADLSNPEILADTAKLQKVSKERAALERLVETFRAYRKVLADLSEVETWLSSSDPDEKAYAREALPGLKEQREVQESALKILLLPKDPNDEKNVILEIRAGAGGDEAALFAEEVMQMYLRYADRKGWKADILDMSAGNAGGVKDATVTLSGDAVFSQLKYESGVHRVQRVPATETQGRIHTSTITVSVMPEAEDVDVQINPADIEMQVMRSTGAGGQSVNTTDSAVRLIHKPSGIVVKCQQEKSQGKNRAMALRMLRAKLYDMEQERIRNERDSMRRGQVGTGDRSEKIRTYNFPQDRLTDHRIGLTVHNLPAIMVGNVDEVITACRTHYQAEALKAQTGSGRPSGEA; encoded by the coding sequence ATGATTGACAAATTGGAAGAGGTCGAGCGCCGCTTCGAGCGGCTCACGGCCGACCTGTCGAACCCCGAAATCCTCGCCGACACGGCGAAGCTCCAGAAGGTCTCCAAGGAGCGCGCCGCCCTGGAGCGGCTGGTGGAGACGTTCCGGGCCTACCGCAAGGTGCTGGCGGACCTGTCGGAGGTGGAGACCTGGCTGTCCAGCTCCGACCCCGACGAGAAGGCCTACGCGCGCGAGGCCCTGCCCGGCCTGAAGGAGCAGCGCGAGGTGCAGGAGTCCGCGCTGAAGATCCTCCTGCTGCCCAAGGACCCCAATGACGAGAAGAACGTCATCCTGGAGATCCGCGCGGGCGCGGGCGGCGACGAGGCGGCCCTCTTCGCCGAAGAGGTGATGCAGATGTACCTGCGCTACGCGGACCGCAAGGGCTGGAAGGCGGACATCCTGGACATGAGCGCGGGCAACGCGGGCGGCGTGAAGGACGCCACCGTGACGCTGTCCGGCGACGCCGTGTTCAGCCAGCTCAAGTACGAGTCCGGCGTGCACCGCGTCCAGCGCGTGCCGGCCACGGAGACACAAGGGCGCATCCACACCTCCACCATCACCGTGTCGGTGATGCCGGAGGCGGAGGACGTGGACGTGCAGATCAACCCGGCGGACATCGAGATGCAGGTGATGCGCTCCACGGGCGCCGGCGGCCAGAGCGTCAACACCACGGACTCCGCGGTGCGCCTCATCCACAAGCCGTCCGGCATCGTGGTGAAGTGCCAGCAGGAGAAGAGCCAGGGGAAGAACCGCGCCATGGCCCTGCGCATGCTGCGCGCGAAGCTCTACGACATGGAGCAGGAGCGCATCCGCAACGAGCGCGACTCCATGCGCCGGGGTCAGGTGGGCACGGGCGACCGCAGCGAGAAGATCCGCACGTACAACTTCCCGCAGGACCGGCTCACGGACCACCGCATCGGCCTCACCGTGCACAACCTGCCGGCCATCATGGTGGGCAACGTGGACGAAGTGATTACCGCCTGCCGCACGCACTACCAGGCGGAGGCCCTCAAGGCGCAGACGGGCAGCGGGCGCCCCTCCGGCGAAGCATGA
- the murA gene encoding UDP-N-acetylglucosamine 1-carboxyvinyltransferase: protein MDKIVLKGGTPLHGEVEVSGAKNAALPILASALLADGTTTFRNVPDLADVKTMLAVLRTMGCEAERLTGKKADTCEISITGDITPEAPYDLVKTMRASVLVLGPLVARFGRARVSMPGGCAIGARPIDQHLKGLKALGADIHLTEGYVEARAKQLKGGMVNFDVITVTGTENVMMAAVLAKGRTVMENCAREPEVEELARVLNKMGAKVEGAGSSVITIEGVESLNPVDHAILPDRIEAGTLLVAAAISGGNVLVKHARPEHLDAVIDKLRESGCTITAEGGGLRCKAPRSLKSVNITTTEHPGFPTDMQAQLMALMTVSHGTSVISENIFENRFMHVPELHRLGADITIQGHTAVVKGVKGLSGAQVMATDLRASASLILAGLRAEGQTEVSRVYHLDRGYERLERKLRGLGADIRRVKERA from the coding sequence ATGGACAAGATCGTTCTGAAGGGTGGCACCCCGCTGCACGGTGAGGTGGAGGTGTCCGGCGCGAAGAACGCGGCGCTGCCCATCCTCGCCTCCGCGCTCCTGGCGGATGGCACCACCACCTTCCGCAACGTCCCGGACCTGGCGGACGTGAAGACGATGCTGGCGGTGCTGCGCACGATGGGGTGCGAGGCCGAGCGGCTGACGGGCAAGAAGGCCGACACCTGTGAAATCAGCATCACCGGGGACATCACCCCGGAGGCCCCCTACGACCTGGTGAAGACCATGCGCGCCAGCGTCCTGGTGCTGGGGCCGCTCGTCGCGCGCTTCGGCCGGGCGCGGGTGTCCATGCCGGGCGGGTGCGCCATTGGCGCGCGGCCCATCGACCAGCACCTCAAGGGGCTGAAGGCGCTGGGCGCGGACATCCACCTGACCGAAGGCTACGTGGAGGCCCGGGCGAAGCAGCTCAAGGGCGGCATGGTCAACTTCGACGTCATCACCGTCACCGGCACGGAGAACGTGATGATGGCGGCGGTGCTCGCGAAGGGCCGCACGGTGATGGAGAACTGCGCGCGCGAGCCGGAGGTGGAGGAGCTGGCGCGGGTGCTCAACAAGATGGGCGCGAAGGTGGAGGGCGCGGGCTCGTCCGTCATCACCATCGAGGGCGTGGAGTCCCTGAACCCGGTGGACCACGCCATTCTGCCGGACCGCATCGAGGCGGGCACGCTGCTGGTCGCGGCGGCCATCAGCGGGGGCAACGTGCTGGTGAAGCACGCCCGGCCGGAGCACCTGGACGCGGTCATCGACAAGCTGCGCGAGTCGGGCTGCACGATTACGGCGGAGGGCGGCGGCCTGCGCTGCAAGGCGCCCAGATCCCTCAAGTCGGTGAACATCACCACCACGGAGCACCCGGGCTTCCCCACCGACATGCAGGCGCAGTTGATGGCGCTCATGACGGTGAGCCACGGCACGTCGGTCATCTCCGAGAACATCTTCGAGAACCGCTTCATGCACGTGCCGGAGCTGCACCGGCTGGGTGCCGACATCACCATCCAGGGGCACACCGCGGTGGTGAAGGGCGTGAAGGGCCTGAGCGGGGCCCAGGTGATGGCCACCGACCTCCGGGCCAGCGCGTCCCTCATCCTGGCGGGCCTGCGGGCCGAGGGGCAGACCGAGGTCAGCCGCGTCTACCACCTGGACCGGGGGTACGAGCGCCTGGAGCGCAAGCTGCGCGGCCTGGGGGCCGACATCCGGCGGGTGAAGGAGCGGGCCTGA